Part of the Bacteriovorax stolpii genome, CGCCGCTTTGATGTTGGCCTTGATCATTGATGAAGCAAGAGGTGAGAGCTTGTTAAGGGACTGTGAGTACTCCATTGCTTTGGCCATTGGATCGTCACTAAGGGCATTGATTAATCCTGCAGTATGAAGTTCATCCGTCGTGATCGCTTCACCTAGAAGGAAAAATTCCATTGTCTTTTGGTAACCAAGAGCGCGAGAGAAAATGTAAGTTGAACCAGCATCTGGAGCAAGGCCCAGTTTAGAGAAGGCTCCTACGAACTTGACTCCTGATTTACTCACGATTAAATCACAAGCGATGGCCACTGAAATACCAGCACCGGCACAAACGCCATTAACGGCAGCGATCACAATTTTCTTTGAGTCGCGAATGGCGCTGACCAGCGGGTTCCATTCAGTTTGCAGCGTGTGACCTAAATCCACTCCGCCATTGCCGACTTGAACACTGCGGTCGTTAAGGTCTTGTCCTGTACAAAAAGCTTTTCCTTCACCTGTCAAAATGATGGAAAAAACATTCGGGCTCTTGTTAGCTTCGCGGATCGCCTGAACGATTTCCATTTTGGCGTCGAAGTTAAGAGCGTTGTATAGCTCCGGTCGATTCATTGTAATCGTCGCCGTTCTGTTTTCTTCAGAATATTTAATATACTTAAACTGGCTCATGTTAATTCCCTTGGTAGGTTGGATTTCTTTTTTCCATGAACGCCTTCATTCCTTCTTTTTGATCTCCTGAAGAGAATGTCAGGTAGAAATTTCTGCGCTCAAAATCCATTCCGTCTTTTAACGTCATTTCAAATGATTTGTTGACGGCTTCTTTAGCTAAACGAACGGCCACTGGAGCACGGTCTGAAATTGTTTTAGCAAGTTCAAACGTTTCCTGCATAAGTGTTTGAGCTGGTACCACTTTTGCCACCAGACCCCAGTCACAAGCAGTGTGAGCATCAATCATGTCACCGGTTAAAACCATCATCATCGCTTTTGATTTTCCAATCGCGCGAGTCAGGCGTTGAGTTCCACCTGCTCCTGGGATTGTTCCGATTTTAATTTCTGGTTGAGAGAATTTAGCGTCGTCACCGGCAATGATTAAATCACACGACATCGCCAGCTCACATCCACCACCTAGAGCAAAACCGTTAACGGCCGCGATGATTGGTTTAGTGATCAGCTTTAACATTTCCCAAGTGCGAAAGCGCTGGTCGTTGATTTGATCAATAGGAGTCGCTGTCACCATCTGGGCAATATCAGCACCAGCGGCAAAAGCGCGCTCGTTTCCAGTTAAGATAATCACGCGGACGTTTGGATTTTTATCCAGAGTCAGCATGGTATTGACTAACTCTTCCATCAGGTCAGTTGAAAGCGCGTTCAAGACCTTTGGACGATTAAGCTTCACCAGAGCGATATGCTCGTGATTGTTATACGGGTATTCTAGTAAAATGTTTTCCATTAGAACTTCACCACTTCTTCTTCAGCAAAGTGAACAGAGACGATGTCTTTATAGTTTGAAAAAGCGTCTTTTCCACACGCCATGTTTTCTGGAGAACCCATCGCTGCTTTGAAATCTTCTTTCGTTGCAAAACAAACTTCTGTGATTAAGTGAAGATCACTTGCTCCACGTGGCCCACCAGAAACTTTGTTCATGCGAACTTCTGCAACGTGAGGCACTTTTCTTACAAGTTCCGTGTGGCCTTTAAACCAGTCTGCAAATGCATTAACGTCAGTTGGAACTTTGTACACAGCAATCATTTTAAACATAAAGTTTTCCTTGGTAATTTTAGTAAAAAAGTTTCAAAATAGTAGCATTAGCTTTTTTGCTTTAGCAAACTTTAAAGGCGTGTGTTTCGGAGGGAAAAATGATCAATTTAGTGGCCAATACTGCAGTGATTTTAGTTGCTGTCTTGCACATATATTTTCTCTACCTAGAGATGTTTCAATGGACCAAGCCTTTAGGGCTTAAAATCTTCAGAAATGACGCTGAGTTTGCTAACAAAAGCGCTGTTTTAGCTGCGAATCAGGGGCTTTATAACGGTTTTCTTGCGGCAGGTCTTATTTGGTCGGCCATGGCCTCGGGAAATGAAGCCTTACATTTGAAGATTTTCTTTCTCGGATGTGTAATTGTGGCGGGGTTATATGGCGGGTATTCCGCTAACAAAAAAATCTTTTTTATCCAGGCGCTGCCAGCGCTCATTGCCCTCGCTCTGGTCTTGAATATGTATTTCTAGTTAAGTCTGACAAAAAATCTTCCCTTGGATTTTTTTGGGCCTCTCAAAATAGGCTTTCCAGTATTTTTGTGAGATATTTTTGAAAACAAAAACATTTGACGAGAATCTTACATATGACTACCGAAATTCTTAACGGGAATGAGCTTATTATTCAAGGGGCCCTGGAAGCAGGCTTTCATTTATATACTGGCTATCCGGGATCTCCTTTAGCGGATTACTTTAATATTCTTTACGAAAGAAAAAACGAGTTTAAAGAAAAAGGGATCCGTGTCGTAATCGCTAACTCTGAAGCCAACGCTGCAGCGATGGCTTCTGGAGCAAAACAAGCTCACAAAAATGCTTTGGTGGCCATGAAATCAATGGGCCTTCATGTGGCTTCAGATGCGCTGTCTGTTGGTAATTTCGCCAACCCTGGAAAAGGGGGAGTTGTCGTTGTAGTTGGTGATGATCCTTGGTCAATTTCAACTTCAAGCCCTGCTGATTCTCGCTACCTGTTTAAACATTTACACATTCCTTTTTTAGACCCATCGACACCACAAGAGTTAAAAGACTGGATGAAGATTGCACTGGAAATTTCTCTTGAGACTTCGGTTTACCAGGGTGTTCTATTGACAACTTTTTTAGCTGAAGGGGGAGGGCGTGTTGAGATTGGAGCTGAGAAAAAAATTGATAAAGAACTCATTGAACTAAACCCTGCTGAGTTTGACCTGGCCAAAAACGTTATGGTTCCGCCCAATTCATTCAGAGCAGATATCTCAATGATCAAAGAGCGTTTTCCAAAAGTTTTTGATGTTTTAAAAGCTAAAAAATTAGACCAGATTTTTGGGAATACCTCTTCAAAAGTTGGATTCATCACCAGCGGAGCTGTTTTTGAAATATTAAAACAAGTTCTCGATGACAACGATGCTCTGGAGAGATTCTCTCTCTACAAAGTAGGGGCCCCATATCCGTTAATTGATGACCTACTTGTTCCTTACTTAAAAACGCTTGAGACGATTATTGTCGTAGAAGAAAAGCGCGGCTTCTTAGAAACAGAGCTAAGAGAGCTCATGAGCCGTCATAGGATCACGGCAAAAATTTACGGGAAACGTTTTGATGACGTGGAAGGATTTCCGATCTACGGAGGTCTTAATTATGATCTTGTTTTAGATAAAGTCTCTACGGTTTTTAACAAGCTAAACCTTGGCGCTTGTCACCCCTCAAAACATGGAGTGACACTCTCTGAAGTCATGCCTCGAAGACTTCCCACTTTCTGTCCAGGATGCCCGCATAGAGAAACTCTCTCTCTTTTAAAAGACCTTCGCGGCCACTTAAAAAAACAAAATATCAACCTGATCTCTCACGGAGATGTTGGTTGTTACTCACTATCTTTCCTTGAGCCATTTAAAGAAATGCATAACCTCTCGGCCATGGGACAAGGGGGAGCGTTGGGTGCAGGTGTGGATTTATTCACCACGAACCCTTCAGTTGTTTTGATGGGAGACTCCACGTTCTTTCACTCAGGAATCACTGATATCTCAAACTCAGTTCAGATGAGTCATGATATCACTTACATTTTATTAGATAACGACAACACGGCCATGACAGGTCATCAGATGACTCCGAGAACAGGGGAATCGGTGGAAGGCTTTAAGCGCCCGGCCCAGGACATGTTAAAAATGGTTCAGGCCTTAGGTGTAAATGAAGCGATCGAAGTCAACCCGAGTGACCGCTATTTTTATCAGAACCTGCTTCGTGAAACGGTGATGAAAAAAGGAACGAAGGTCATTATCTCGAATAAAGAATGTGGTCTGACTTTCCATGGAAGAAAGAAGGCAACAGAGAGAAAGCTATTTAACAATAATGGAACTCTTGATGTTCAACGCTTCTATCAAATCAACACTGATGCCTGCGAAGACTGCCGTGCTTGTGTTGAGATGACGGGATGTCCGGGGCTCTCGCAAACATTTGATGCTTATGGACCTAAAGTAACGATTGACCCGCAAATCTGTGTGTCTGATAGTTACTGTACAAAAATTAAAGCGTGCCCAAGTTTTGAATTGGTGGAAGTTTCAAATTATCACCCGACAAAATACAGAGCTCGCGAAGAAAAGAAATTAGCGAGTGTGAATCTTCCACTTCCAAACCAGAAGAAGACCCTTGAATCAATCGCTGCAGGTGTTGACTACCGTGCCGTTGTAACGGGAGTCGGTGGATCGGGAGTGACAACGATTTCCCGTGTTCTTGCTGAAGCAGCGAAAGCAATGGGCGGTCGCTCAGATGTGGATTTTAAATTCGTCGATCAAAAAGGACTTGCTCAAAGAAACGGAAACGTAACAAGTCACCTTGCTCTTTATAAAAAAGGGAAGTCACATGCTCAAGTCACACCTATGGGTGGAGCCGATGTGCTTTTATCACCGGATCTTTTAGATGGCTCTCACCATTTGGGATTTTTAAGTGATACAGGGATGGCGATCTTAGATAAAAAGTTCCAGATTCCTCTTTCTCTCCTTTTAGACCGTGGAGTAGAGAAGAATCCAGTGAATGAGATCACGTTAGCGAATAAACTTCAGGGACTTCTAAAAGAAAGAATCACTCTTCTTCCGATGAAAGAAGTTTCAGAAAATCATCTTGGAAAAAGCGTTTATGCTTCAGCTCTTATTTTAGGGGCGGCCTTCCAGATGGGGCTGATTCCATTCTCACTTGATGACCTGGAAGAAGCTTTTGCCAGAACAATGAAAAAAGCTGAATTGGAAAACAACCTGACAGCTTTTACTTTAGGGCGCAGGCTTGCTTTAGGTGAAGACTTAAGAATTGAAAAACAAGAAGCTCCGATGATTGATCTGCTTTTTGCTTCATTGAGAGAAAGCTCAATCTTTAATGGGAGTGCTCTAGTTGAAAAAGCTAAAACGGCCCTTCATGAGTTAAAAACAATTACTCACGGACAGGG contains:
- a CDS encoding enoyl-CoA hydratase/isomerase family protein; amino-acid sequence: MSQFKYIKYSEENRTATITMNRPELYNALNFDAKMEIVQAIREANKSPNVFSIILTGEGKAFCTGQDLNDRSVQVGNGGVDLGHTLQTEWNPLVSAIRDSKKIVIAAVNGVCAGAGISVAIACDLIVSKSGVKFVGAFSKLGLAPDAGSTYIFSRALGYQKTMEFFLLGEAITTDELHTAGLINALSDDPMAKAMEYSQSLNKLSPLASSMIKANIKAALDSNFSESMEREMHVQRFLGRSADYKEGLTAFLEKRQPNFTGN
- a CDS encoding enoyl-CoA hydratase-related protein, which encodes MENILLEYPYNNHEHIALVKLNRPKVLNALSTDLMEELVNTMLTLDKNPNVRVIILTGNERAFAAGADIAQMVTATPIDQINDQRFRTWEMLKLITKPIIAAVNGFALGGGCELAMSCDLIIAGDDAKFSQPEIKIGTIPGAGGTQRLTRAIGKSKAMMMVLTGDMIDAHTACDWGLVAKVVPAQTLMQETFELAKTISDRAPVAVRLAKEAVNKSFEMTLKDGMDFERRNFYLTFSSGDQKEGMKAFMEKRNPTYQGN
- a CDS encoding EthD family reductase — protein: MFKMIAVYKVPTDVNAFADWFKGHTELVRKVPHVAEVRMNKVSGGPRGASDLHLITEVCFATKEDFKAAMGSPENMACGKDAFSNYKDIVSVHFAEEEVVKF
- a CDS encoding DUF1304 family protein, with product MNLVANTAVILVAVLHIYFLYLEMFQWTKPLGLKIFRNDAEFANKSAVLAANQGLYNGFLAAGLIWSAMASGNEALHLKIFFLGCVIVAGLYGGYSANKKIFFIQALPALIALALVLNMYF
- a CDS encoding thiamine pyrophosphate-dependent enzyme, whose protein sequence is MTTEILNGNELIIQGALEAGFHLYTGYPGSPLADYFNILYERKNEFKEKGIRVVIANSEANAAAMASGAKQAHKNALVAMKSMGLHVASDALSVGNFANPGKGGVVVVVGDDPWSISTSSPADSRYLFKHLHIPFLDPSTPQELKDWMKIALEISLETSVYQGVLLTTFLAEGGGRVEIGAEKKIDKELIELNPAEFDLAKNVMVPPNSFRADISMIKERFPKVFDVLKAKKLDQIFGNTSSKVGFITSGAVFEILKQVLDDNDALERFSLYKVGAPYPLIDDLLVPYLKTLETIIVVEEKRGFLETELRELMSRHRITAKIYGKRFDDVEGFPIYGGLNYDLVLDKVSTVFNKLNLGACHPSKHGVTLSEVMPRRLPTFCPGCPHRETLSLLKDLRGHLKKQNINLISHGDVGCYSLSFLEPFKEMHNLSAMGQGGALGAGVDLFTTNPSVVLMGDSTFFHSGITDISNSVQMSHDITYILLDNDNTAMTGHQMTPRTGESVEGFKRPAQDMLKMVQALGVNEAIEVNPSDRYFYQNLLRETVMKKGTKVIISNKECGLTFHGRKKATERKLFNNNGTLDVQRFYQINTDACEDCRACVEMTGCPGLSQTFDAYGPKVTIDPQICVSDSYCTKIKACPSFELVEVSNYHPTKYRAREEKKLASVNLPLPNQKKTLESIAAGVDYRAVVTGVGGSGVTTISRVLAEAAKAMGGRSDVDFKFVDQKGLAQRNGNVTSHLALYKKGKSHAQVTPMGGADVLLSPDLLDGSHHLGFLSDTGMAILDKKFQIPLSLLLDRGVEKNPVNEITLANKLQGLLKERITLLPMKEVSENHLGKSVYASALILGAAFQMGLIPFSLDDLEEAFARTMKKAELENNLTAFTLGRRLALGEDLRIEKQEAPMIDLLFASLRESSIFNGSALVEKAKTALHELKTITHGQGIKEEHLARYIHDLLIFDRGLKFDTFLAEAKKLPSLYKDQEMFAMALRTLAKTYFIKDEVFIAHMMVSPMRRLEDEKNYRDLGTSYKKVFINRPSFDLGDKKVEFDFSPKPWMLKTMRHMRFLRAALPAWHKEERRIASEVRSRILGKALDFKELRALENIKGYRQVRYDMARHL